One window of Flexistipes sp. genomic DNA carries:
- a CDS encoding energy transducer TonB: MKKYMFLPITLLLSIMIHLLILLYIPGFNVDFSKKDNETIEIELVKPKIKKPQETNEKAAEKKAAGKKEIAAEEKQLISAEKVIESADAEVSKTLPRVNLPKFKDESEISVQKPGFENLVQVPESKNRVNVSSEIASAKSEMSSRSVGVNKNKAANAGNNFFEIKSASNINRTLLKPYPEKPSFSLESNTTVTLSFYVDQNGNTYSITPVTRSDKDIEQLAIDYVSKLKFEAVSYNKPDKIQIKFYFKVE; encoded by the coding sequence ATGAAAAAATACATGTTTCTCCCTATAACCTTATTGCTGTCAATTATGATTCATCTTCTTATACTTTTGTACATTCCCGGTTTCAATGTTGATTTTAGTAAAAAGGATAATGAAACAATTGAAATTGAGCTTGTAAAACCCAAAATCAAGAAACCTCAGGAAACCAACGAAAAAGCTGCTGAAAAAAAAGCCGCCGGGAAGAAAGAGATTGCTGCTGAAGAAAAGCAGCTGATTTCAGCTGAAAAAGTTATAGAAAGCGCCGATGCTGAAGTCTCAAAAACCTTGCCGAGGGTTAATCTTCCGAAATTTAAAGATGAGTCTGAAATTTCTGTGCAAAAGCCAGGGTTTGAAAATCTTGTTCAGGTACCTGAATCAAAAAACAGAGTAAATGTCAGCTCGGAAATTGCTTCAGCAAAGTCGGAAATGTCCTCCCGGTCAGTGGGGGTAAACAAAAACAAAGCGGCAAATGCGGGTAATAACTTTTTTGAAATTAAAAGTGCAAGCAACATCAACAGAACGCTTCTTAAACCTTATCCGGAGAAACCATCTTTTTCACTCGAATCCAATACGACAGTTACATTAAGTTTTTATGTTGATCAGAATGGGAACACCTATAGTATTACACCGGTAACGAGATCAGATAAAGATATTGAACAGCTTGCCATTGATTATGTGAGTAAACTGAAATTTGAGGCAGTGTCTTATAATAAGCCTGATAAAATACAGATTAAATTTTATTTTAAGGTGGAGTAG
- a CDS encoding class I SAM-dependent methyltransferase, translated as MDNQLEIIIKDKIREKGKITFAEFMDTALYYAELGYYQKENPFGEQGSFYTAVNASSSFGRSIASGFVKVFESTGIEQNICEMGAGSGYLAKDILDYYKQEFPEIYSNLSYLIIEKSEYLIQRQRELLKEHADAGKVVWTDFDKFADFNGIFFSNELVDAFPVHRIINIDGEYKELYVINHNNELQFYPDKISTPEIEEYMQQAGVKLNNKQIGDINIDALNWIKTLGSKISKGFVITIDYGFEAEQLYSDFRVDGTVTCYFKHKQNNDFFERIGYQDITAFVDFSGLEIYGKEYGLETLSFVPQWLFLIQCGILNEMEKAESDLQRTAIKSLIVPEGGFGTNFHVLVQTKNVKIPEDFVFNKSSLETFDTLSRNF; from the coding sequence ATGGATAACCAATTGGAGATTATTATAAAAGACAAGATAAGAGAAAAGGGGAAAATTACTTTTGCCGAATTTATGGATACGGCGCTTTATTATGCTGAGTTGGGATATTATCAGAAGGAGAATCCTTTCGGCGAGCAGGGGAGTTTTTATACGGCGGTTAATGCTTCCTCTTCTTTCGGCAGATCCATAGCTTCCGGATTTGTAAAGGTATTTGAAAGTACCGGGATTGAACAGAATATATGCGAAATGGGCGCCGGAAGCGGCTATCTGGCCAAAGATATACTTGATTATTACAAACAGGAATTTCCTGAAATTTACAGCAATCTCAGCTACCTCATAATTGAAAAAAGCGAATATCTTATACAAAGACAGAGAGAGCTTCTTAAAGAACATGCTGATGCCGGTAAGGTCGTGTGGACTGATTTTGACAAATTTGCCGATTTCAACGGTATATTTTTTTCCAATGAGCTTGTTGACGCTTTTCCGGTACACCGCATAATCAATATAGACGGAGAATATAAAGAACTTTATGTTATTAATCACAACAATGAGCTGCAGTTTTACCCGGATAAAATTTCTACACCTGAGATTGAAGAGTACATGCAGCAGGCAGGCGTTAAACTTAATAACAAACAGATCGGTGATATTAATATAGATGCATTGAATTGGATAAAAACGCTGGGCAGTAAAATTTCAAAAGGTTTTGTTATTACTATCGATTATGGTTTTGAAGCTGAACAGCTTTATTCTGACTTCAGAGTGGACGGTACAGTAACTTGTTATTTTAAACATAAACAGAACAATGATTTTTTTGAGCGCATAGGATATCAGGATATCACTGCTTTTGTTGATTTTAGCGGTCTGGAAATTTACGGAAAAGAGTATGGCCTGGAGACACTATCTTTTGTACCCCAGTGGCTGTTTCTAATACAGTGCGGAATTCTTAATGAGATGGAAAAGGCTGAATCTGACCTCCAGAGGACGGCGATAAAGTCTCTTATAGTTCCTGAAGGCGGTTTCGGGACAAATTTTCATGTTCTTGTTCAGACAAAAAATGTTAAAATTCCTGAAGATTTTGTTTTTAACAAATCGTCTTTAGAGACTTTTGATACATTGTCCCGGAATTTTTAG
- a CDS encoding TIGR01212 family radical SAM protein (This family includes YhcC from E. coli K-12, an uncharacterized radical SAM protein.) — MYYSLNKYLKEKYGEKVWKVPVDAGFSCPNKTANSGGEGCIYCDTASFTHVERGEIADQVKKRIEKLRRRKINKFIIYFQSGTNTYGDIQTVKSRINSSLIDEDIVGIHIGTRPDCVDESILGYLSELNEKYDVTIEYGLQSAKNSTLKFINRGHSAEEFARACKRTKAKGISVCAHIILGLPGESRRDMIETADFVAGIGIDSIKFHHLQVLKNTKLAELYREKKFNLLSQEEYVDILSQFIARLQPDVVISRLIGDSPEELLIAPEWPSSKSDFVNKLNKFMEKNNLYQGKLYTG; from the coding sequence ATGTATTATTCCTTGAACAAATATCTTAAAGAAAAATATGGTGAAAAGGTCTGGAAAGTTCCTGTGGATGCAGGCTTTTCATGTCCCAATAAAACCGCAAACAGCGGCGGAGAAGGCTGTATATATTGTGATACTGCTTCCTTTACTCATGTGGAAAGAGGAGAGATAGCTGATCAGGTTAAAAAAAGAATTGAAAAGCTGCGCAGGAGAAAGATAAACAAATTTATTATATATTTTCAAAGCGGAACCAATACCTACGGTGATATACAAACGGTTAAAAGCAGGATAAACAGTTCTCTTATTGACGAGGATATTGTGGGGATTCATATCGGCACGCGGCCTGACTGTGTGGATGAAAGTATTTTGGGCTATCTTTCAGAGCTGAATGAAAAATATGACGTTACAATCGAATACGGTCTGCAGAGTGCCAAAAACTCTACATTGAAATTTATTAACAGAGGGCATTCAGCAGAAGAATTTGCCCGGGCTTGTAAAAGGACCAAGGCAAAAGGTATAAGCGTTTGTGCCCATATTATCTTAGGTCTTCCGGGTGAGAGCCGGCGGGATATGATTGAAACTGCTGATTTTGTTGCCGGAATCGGGATTGACTCAATAAAATTTCATCATCTCCAGGTATTGAAAAATACAAAACTTGCCGAGCTGTATAGAGAGAAAAAATTTAATTTGCTGAGCCAGGAGGAATATGTTGATATTTTGTCCCAATTTATAGCACGCTTACAGCCTGATGTTGTCATTTCAAGGCTGATAGGAGATTCCCCTGAAGAGTTGTTAATCGCTCCCGAGTGGCCGTCGTCAAAATCGGATTTTGTTAATAAATTAAACAAATTTATGGAGAAAAATAATTTATATCAGGGTAAACTTTATACAGGATGA
- the cls gene encoding cardiolipin synthase, with amino-acid sequence MNVLRLFAEYFSLILSIALVLVVLSGRKEARATFSWVLIIIFFPYLGALLYLIFGNPRLKKLVDVKLKSRRNIRVKKYFDKMPEYKNSRLANLVETVTNLKPQLCYDLELLPSATDKYSKLARDLLNARHYILIEYYVFRQDETGDFFLKLIEYKAEQGVKVFFLYDGMGAVGITLKNYLKNLKRNGGKCAAFLSPLNYKSILRMNFRNHRKIVVVDGRVCYTGGINIGNEYIGDIIGSTKWVDTHVRFSGDAVYAVEEVFSEDWYFATGEDITDLLHKKHTRVGGDINLHVIPSGPDQSSPLIYDTIFSTLSAAEKTIDIITPYLVPDQPIIQTLKNASKRGVKVRILLPGKNNHPFVAAAGRSYYEELVEAGVDIYETRNVMLHAKIIMIDGFWTTLGSANMDARSFRLNFELNVVIYSKRFASNTTDLIDSYFEMASQIELSTLQNKKFINRIFEGVCRTLSPVL; translated from the coding sequence ATGAATGTTTTAAGGTTATTTGCAGAATATTTTAGTCTTATACTCTCCATAGCCCTTGTTCTCGTTGTTTTATCGGGGCGCAAAGAAGCCAGAGCAACTTTCTCATGGGTTCTTATTATCATTTTTTTTCCGTATCTGGGAGCCTTACTGTATCTTATTTTTGGCAATCCAAGGCTTAAAAAGCTGGTTGATGTCAAGTTGAAAAGCAGGCGAAATATCAGAGTTAAAAAATATTTTGACAAAATGCCCGAATACAAAAATTCCCGCCTGGCCAATCTTGTGGAAACGGTTACAAATTTAAAGCCGCAGCTCTGTTATGATCTTGAACTCCTGCCCAGCGCAACGGACAAATATTCCAAACTTGCCAGGGATCTGCTTAATGCCAGACATTATATTTTAATAGAATACTATGTTTTCAGACAGGATGAAACGGGTGATTTTTTTCTTAAACTGATTGAGTACAAAGCTGAACAGGGAGTTAAGGTATTTTTTCTCTACGACGGTATGGGCGCTGTTGGAATCACTTTAAAGAATTATCTGAAAAATTTAAAAAGAAATGGCGGAAAGTGTGCCGCCTTTTTGTCTCCATTAAACTATAAGAGCATTTTGCGCATGAATTTCAGAAATCACAGGAAGATTGTGGTGGTGGACGGAAGGGTTTGTTATACAGGCGGCATTAATATAGGTAATGAATATATTGGAGATATTATCGGCAGTACCAAGTGGGTGGATACCCACGTTCGCTTCAGCGGAGACGCAGTTTATGCAGTTGAAGAGGTTTTCTCCGAAGATTGGTACTTTGCCACTGGTGAAGATATCACGGATTTGCTCCATAAAAAACATACCAGAGTGGGCGGAGATATTAATCTGCATGTTATTCCTTCAGGCCCTGATCAGAGCAGCCCGCTCATATATGATACAATCTTTTCCACTCTCAGTGCTGCAGAAAAAACAATCGATATTATTACACCCTACCTGGTTCCTGATCAACCTATAATCCAAACGCTGAAGAATGCTTCAAAGCGCGGAGTGAAAGTCAGAATCCTTCTGCCTGGCAAAAATAATCACCCTTTTGTTGCTGCAGCCGGACGCTCTTATTACGAAGAATTGGTGGAAGCAGGCGTTGATATATATGAAACGAGAAATGTTATGCTTCATGCCAAGATTATCATGATTGACGGCTTCTGGACAACCCTTGGTTCTGCAAACATGGATGCCCGCAGTTTCAGGCTTAACTTTGAGTTGAACGTTGTAATATATTCAAAAAGATTTGCTTCAAACACCACGGATCTTATAGATTCCTATTTTGAGATGGCCAGCCAGATTGAACTTAGCACTCTGCAAAACAAAAAATTCATCAACAGGATATTTGAAGGCGTCTGCAGAACGTTGTCGCCTGTATTATGA
- a CDS encoding Hsp20/alpha crystallin family protein produces MLPRRTQKGLSPFRGIDSLQDEMNRLFNDFFSPDERVLGEMEFTPSVDISENKNEIVVKADLPGMEEKDIDVSIAGDLLTIKGERKDEKEEKDEDYYRRERVYGSFTRQITLPKHIKREDVKAKFKNGVLKITLPKSEDYKEKEVKIELEK; encoded by the coding sequence ATGTTACCGAGAAGAACACAAAAAGGACTTTCTCCTTTCAGGGGAATTGACAGTCTGCAGGACGAAATGAACAGATTGTTCAATGACTTCTTTTCTCCGGATGAAAGAGTGTTGGGTGAGATGGAATTTACACCATCGGTAGATATCTCCGAAAACAAGAATGAAATAGTCGTTAAGGCCGACCTGCCCGGTATGGAAGAAAAGGATATTGATGTAAGTATAGCTGGTGATCTGTTAACAATTAAAGGCGAAAGGAAGGATGAAAAAGAAGAAAAAGATGAAGACTACTACCGCAGAGAAAGGGTATACGGATCTTTCACCAGACAAATAACACTGCCAAAACATATTAAACGGGAAGATGTAAAAGCAAAATTTAAAAACGGCGTATTAAAGATTACGCTTCCCAAATCGGAAGATTACAAAGAGAAAGAAGTAAAAATCGAACTTGAAAAATAG
- the pepD gene encoding beta-Ala-His dipeptidase, producing the protein MSYLKEFMEIFGEISRIPRCSGNEKLIAEWIMKRADDKGFKTKTDKTGNICVKVDTGSNNTVVIQNHMDMVCEKESGARHDFSKDPIKMTIKDDWLKAECTTLGADNGAGMALAFLLSEENSPKPNLELLFTVDEERGLVGASGLEEDMLTGRTLINLDTETEGEFIIGCAGGRDTLISKKYDFINFDTAEMFKLEIKGLEGGHSGLDIHKGRPNALKMLGEMLGAVNKNYPVYISDINGGTAHNAIPRSAFAEFMVEGEITRKNIEDTLAAFDTGLFDLKTVKNSGSGFLTQDDSVQIVSMINEIPHGVYSYDSKMPDKVETSSNLATIKIENSSFTCLVSQRSSNPSNLNDLTALIEDCALKAGAEYETGNEYPGWLPEPDSEIVRIFKNTYSEICGIAPKVDVVHAGLECGVIGEKFENMEMISLGPTIIDAHSPAERLSLSSVEKVVRLLKRVFEKIA; encoded by the coding sequence ATGAGCTATCTTAAAGAATTTATGGAAATATTTGGGGAAATATCCCGGATACCAAGATGTTCCGGGAATGAAAAATTGATTGCGGAATGGATAATGAAAAGGGCTGATGATAAAGGATTTAAAACAAAAACGGATAAGACCGGTAATATTTGTGTAAAAGTTGACACCGGCAGTAATAACACTGTTGTTATCCAAAATCATATGGATATGGTGTGTGAGAAAGAAAGCGGTGCAAGACATGATTTCAGCAAAGACCCCATTAAAATGACAATTAAAGATGACTGGCTTAAAGCCGAATGTACTACATTAGGTGCTGATAACGGAGCCGGTATGGCTCTGGCGTTTTTATTGTCTGAGGAAAATTCACCTAAGCCCAATCTGGAGCTTCTTTTCACAGTGGATGAGGAGAGGGGACTTGTTGGAGCTTCCGGTCTGGAAGAAGACATGCTAACCGGAAGAACTTTGATAAATCTTGATACGGAAACGGAGGGAGAGTTTATTATCGGATGTGCCGGTGGAAGAGATACGTTGATAAGTAAAAAATATGATTTTATTAATTTTGATACTGCTGAGATGTTTAAGCTTGAAATCAAAGGATTGGAAGGGGGGCACTCAGGACTTGATATACATAAAGGCAGACCGAATGCGCTAAAGATGTTGGGAGAGATGCTTGGGGCTGTTAACAAAAATTATCCTGTTTACATATCGGATATTAACGGGGGAACAGCTCATAATGCTATCCCCCGCAGCGCCTTCGCAGAATTTATGGTAGAAGGTGAAATCACAAGAAAAAACATAGAAGATACACTGGCGGCGTTTGATACCGGATTGTTTGATTTGAAAACTGTAAAAAACAGCGGCTCAGGTTTTTTAACACAGGATGATTCAGTCCAAATTGTCAGTATGATTAACGAAATTCCTCACGGAGTCTACTCCTATGATTCTAAGATGCCTGATAAAGTGGAAACATCGTCTAATCTGGCCACAATAAAAATTGAAAATAGCTCTTTTACATGTTTGGTCAGTCAGCGGAGCTCTAACCCGTCTAATCTGAATGACTTGACGGCTTTGATAGAAGACTGCGCTTTAAAAGCGGGTGCTGAGTATGAGACGGGAAATGAGTATCCCGGATGGCTTCCTGAGCCAGATTCTGAAATAGTTAGAATATTTAAGAATACCTATTCCGAAATTTGCGGAATAGCTCCTAAAGTAGATGTTGTCCATGCCGGACTTGAATGCGGTGTAATCGGTGAAAAATTCGAAAATATGGAAATGATATCTCTGGGACCCACTATAATTGATGCTCACAGCCCTGCTGAGCGTTTAAGCCTTTCATCTGTGGAGAAAGTGGTAAGACTGTTAAAAAGGGTTTTTGAAAAAATTGCCTGA
- a CDS encoding ribonuclease Z, with amino-acid sequence MKHNFIIKPINSPFEDTAFFVRNIYKKKAFLLDCGRLGNISNSEVLSISDIFISHAHVDHFYGFDRILRSFLRSEKHIRFFGPPGIIENVSGKLRGYTWNLVQDYKFTLEVIELSSKKPYKRAMFRSYESFKPEIEKYSPEKIDLGDGFTLTFEFFDHGTISVGYRINEFIHINIKKNSCEQYGFIPGKWLTELKDELRKGNRETILNVSTFDGTKEYSIKELEEMLVIYSPAQDLTFITDNAPTYGNYVKAINFAKNSHILLIESMFMKTDVTHAVKKKHLTTDLAKNIFCKSGSKYVKFFHFAPKYEKEKPAFYQNLYNGVAKKIFK; translated from the coding sequence ATGAAGCATAACTTTATAATAAAACCGATAAACTCTCCTTTCGAAGATACTGCTTTTTTTGTGCGCAATATTTACAAGAAAAAAGCCTTTCTTCTGGACTGCGGAAGACTCGGTAATATCTCAAACAGTGAAGTCCTCAGCATAAGTGATATTTTTATCAGCCATGCCCATGTCGATCATTTTTATGGATTTGACAGGATATTAAGAAGTTTCTTGAGATCTGAGAAGCATATTAGATTTTTCGGGCCACCCGGAATTATCGAAAATGTCAGCGGCAAACTCAGAGGATATACATGGAATTTGGTTCAGGACTATAAATTTACTCTCGAAGTAATAGAATTAAGCAGCAAAAAACCTTACAAAAGAGCAATGTTCAGATCCTACGAATCATTTAAGCCCGAAATTGAGAAGTATAGCCCTGAAAAGATAGATTTGGGGGACGGATTCACCCTTACATTTGAATTTTTCGATCACGGAACAATCTCCGTAGGTTACAGAATAAACGAATTTATTCACATAAATATTAAGAAAAATTCATGCGAACAGTATGGGTTTATCCCCGGCAAATGGCTGACCGAGCTAAAAGACGAACTGAGAAAAGGAAACAGGGAAACAATCCTTAATGTGTCCACTTTTGACGGCACAAAAGAATACAGCATAAAAGAACTTGAGGAAATGCTCGTTATATATTCACCGGCTCAGGATTTAACATTTATTACGGACAACGCTCCCACATATGGAAATTATGTAAAGGCAATAAATTTTGCCAAAAACAGCCATATTCTGCTTATCGAAAGCATGTTTATGAAAACGGATGTAACTCACGCCGTTAAAAAGAAGCATTTAACCACGGATCTGGCCAAAAATATCTTCTGTAAAAGTGGAAGCAAATATGTGAAATTTTTCCACTTTGCACCCAAATACGAAAAGGAAAAACCCGCTTTTTATCAGAATCTCTATAACGGCGTGGCTAAAAAAATCTTCAAATAA
- a CDS encoding bifunctional aminoglycoside phosphotransferase/ATP-binding protein, which translates to MTEDSSLLILRDLVKPKEEIETHISHVLLTDDFVYKLKKKVDFGFLNFKLSKDRKRFCILEKKLNERFCRGVYEDALKIARRGSEFVLVPATSTLTAVDYVVKMKKIPEKDFLKNRIEKGEVSQEKARNIGKQTAELFQNIETSAEAAEENGGYKTVRYNCEENFQQTEKYSGTLIDSKYYDFIKKKTLDFLDNNQNIFINRVSGGYVKDGHGDLRLEHIFFQNQKVGLMDCIEFNRRMRFNDVISDFVFLCTELDQIGKYELSDAFLEGFLSVYDDENSQKLINFYKCYRAFVRAKVTCFLLEEKGENWENYTQKKEELNRLMELSLTYAINMDGVKTLLFTGLMGTGKSKNAKAFVKKYPGRLLSTDYYRKITAGLDPQSKIYDEYGKGLYSKENSQKLYKKLGEMACKYSKLGRMTAVDGSFSKNDFLEIFRNDNNLHIIKLKFTAEEDKIIKRLQKRLSKSSVSDGRPEIFDKQMKSAEDIGAGLVVDTTEAAVDDNLIKIENFLIDEA; encoded by the coding sequence ATGACGGAAGATTCAAGTCTGCTGATATTAAGAGATTTGGTTAAACCGAAAGAGGAAATCGAAACGCATATTTCCCACGTTTTGCTGACTGATGATTTTGTCTACAAACTGAAAAAAAAGGTGGACTTCGGTTTCCTGAATTTCAAACTTTCAAAGGACAGAAAGCGTTTTTGTATTCTGGAAAAAAAACTTAATGAGCGTTTTTGCCGGGGGGTATATGAGGACGCTTTGAAGATTGCCAGACGCGGCTCCGAATTTGTTCTCGTTCCGGCCACAAGCACACTAACGGCAGTGGATTATGTTGTAAAAATGAAAAAAATCCCTGAAAAGGATTTTCTGAAAAACAGAATCGAAAAAGGTGAAGTTTCCCAAGAGAAAGCACGGAATATAGGCAAACAAACGGCCGAACTTTTTCAAAATATTGAGACATCAGCTGAAGCTGCAGAAGAGAACGGCGGCTATAAAACGGTAAGATATAACTGTGAAGAAAATTTCCAGCAAACTGAAAAGTATAGCGGCACATTAATAGACAGTAAGTATTATGACTTTATAAAGAAAAAAACATTAGATTTTCTGGATAATAATCAAAATATTTTTATAAACAGAGTATCCGGGGGGTATGTAAAAGACGGACACGGGGATTTGAGGCTGGAGCATATTTTTTTCCAAAATCAAAAAGTCGGACTGATGGATTGTATAGAGTTCAACAGAAGGATGCGTTTCAACGATGTCATATCCGATTTCGTTTTTCTCTGCACTGAACTTGATCAAATCGGCAAATATGAACTTTCGGACGCTTTTCTTGAGGGATTTCTCAGTGTCTATGATGATGAGAACTCACAAAAACTGATAAATTTTTATAAATGTTACAGAGCTTTTGTAAGGGCGAAAGTCACCTGTTTCTTATTGGAAGAGAAAGGTGAAAACTGGGAAAATTACACCCAAAAGAAAGAAGAACTAAACAGGCTAATGGAATTAAGTCTGACATATGCAATTAACATGGATGGAGTTAAAACTCTTCTTTTCACTGGTCTTATGGGAACAGGTAAAAGTAAAAATGCAAAGGCTTTTGTAAAAAAATACCCTGGCCGCCTTCTGAGTACTGATTATTACAGAAAAATCACAGCCGGTCTGGATCCCCAATCAAAAATTTATGATGAATACGGCAAAGGTTTATACTCAAAAGAGAATTCACAAAAGTTATACAAAAAACTCGGTGAGATGGCCTGTAAATACAGCAAATTAGGCAGGATGACGGCAGTTGACGGCAGTTTCTCGAAAAACGATTTTCTTGAAATATTCAGGAACGATAATAATCTGCATATAATCAAACTCAAATTTACAGCTGAAGAAGATAAAATAATTAAAAGACTGCAGAAACGGCTGAGCAAATCCTCTGTTTCAGACGGAAGGCCGGAAATTTTTGATAAACAGATGAAATCTGCAGAGGATATAGGTGCTGGACTGGTAGTGGACACTACCGAAGCAGCTGTGGATGATAATTTAATAAAAATAGAAAATTTTTTGATTGATGAAGCATAA
- a CDS encoding cysteine hydrolase family protein, translating into MNKALIIIDMLNDFVQEGAPLQTPNAKSIVDCINEQRKIAAENSNPVIYVCDAHDPEDKEFEIWPKHCVKGTKGAEIIDELKPESNDIVLEKTRYSCFFDTRLNEILKEKNIDTLVLTGLLTNVCVMYTAADAVSRNYHVIVPENCVIALDEKTHKFGMQQLKNVHNAEII; encoded by the coding sequence ATGAATAAGGCACTTATAATCATTGACATGCTTAATGATTTCGTACAGGAAGGTGCTCCTCTGCAAACTCCGAATGCCAAAAGTATTGTGGACTGTATAAACGAACAGAGAAAAATTGCTGCAGAAAACTCCAATCCCGTTATATACGTGTGTGATGCTCACGATCCGGAAGACAAGGAATTTGAAATTTGGCCGAAGCATTGTGTAAAAGGAACGAAAGGAGCGGAAATTATCGATGAGCTCAAACCGGAGAGTAATGATATAGTCCTGGAGAAAACAAGATATTCCTGTTTCTTCGATACCCGGTTAAATGAGATTCTGAAGGAAAAAAACATCGATACTTTAGTATTGACTGGACTTTTAACCAATGTTTGTGTTATGTATACCGCTGCTGATGCGGTCAGCAGAAACTACCATGTGATTGTACCGGAAAACTGTGTTATCGCCCTGGATGAGAAAACACACAAGTTTGGTATGCAGCAACTGAAAAATGTTCACAATGCGGAGATTATATGA
- a CDS encoding deoxyribonuclease IV — protein sequence MYVGAHESIAGEIHKSIDRALTDECESMQVFVKNANRWQGKKISDDEAEKFRKKAEKLGRNKICAHSSYLINMATEKKDLYNKSFESLKDELGRCDTLGIPYYVIHPGSHTGIGEEKGLNNITALIDNIYGNNDFNCMMLLETTAGQGTNLGYDIRHLKYIIDSSKYPYKLGVCLDSCHMFAAGYDFKKDYENVVNETFRLFGDKVKVFHLNDTKFDLGSKRDRHEMIGEGFLGEEFFRKVLNDKHFSKTLGILETPLKKDESYKPQIRYLKSLRR from the coding sequence ATGTATGTGGGCGCACACGAATCAATAGCCGGGGAGATTCACAAAAGCATCGACAGAGCACTAACGGATGAATGTGAATCGATGCAGGTATTTGTAAAGAATGCCAATAGATGGCAGGGCAAAAAAATAAGCGATGATGAAGCAGAGAAATTCCGCAAAAAGGCTGAAAAATTAGGGCGTAATAAAATTTGCGCCCACAGTTCTTATCTAATCAATATGGCAACAGAAAAGAAAGACCTGTATAATAAATCTTTTGAAAGCCTAAAGGATGAACTGGGCAGATGTGATACTCTCGGTATCCCGTACTATGTAATTCATCCGGGCTCGCACACAGGTATCGGTGAGGAGAAAGGTCTTAATAATATTACCGCCCTCATCGACAATATTTATGGGAATAATGATTTTAACTGCATGATGTTACTGGAAACCACCGCAGGACAGGGAACAAATCTCGGCTATGATATCCGGCATCTTAAATATATTATCGACTCCTCAAAATATCCTTATAAACTGGGTGTTTGTCTTGACTCCTGCCATATGTTTGCAGCAGGTTACGATTTTAAAAAAGATTACGAGAATGTAGTTAATGAAACATTCCGTCTCTTCGGTGACAAAGTAAAAGTATTCCACCTTAACGATACCAAGTTTGATCTCGGCAGCAAAAGAGACAGACATGAAATGATAGGTGAAGGCTTTCTCGGTGAAGAGTTTTTCAGAAAAGTCTTGAATGATAAGCATTTCAGCAAAACATTAGGTATATTGGAAACACCACTGAAAAAAGATGAAAGCTATAAACCCCAGATCAGGTATTTAAAAAGTTTAAGGAGGTGA